One Pseudomonas sp. C27(2019) DNA window includes the following coding sequences:
- a CDS encoding DUF3530 family protein: protein MPTSRNVLAAQAVQLGLDADQLVDLSTPAEHFSALFLAANTAQAHGVVILLPGLEETFDWPIAIGPLRRKLPNAGWHTLSLNLPTAPAAGLSVGRITAGPVAEQIIVYAPMPEEAEPQAIEEPEPIEPEAVDETEADEESMDEEPAGEDPAQATFATISPPSKPKPMPIPDYPQRISNFIDAAVAHAQTLDAAEIILLGHHEGAHWALDYATKNAAAMSTPMRIGLIAPRSSDLLTVSYESLIEASSLHLADFYYKDNATEHKAAQQRLHASRRANLQQYHQVALANASGVQDIEQERLFRRVKGWLNKP from the coding sequence TTGCCTACCAGTCGTAACGTGCTGGCCGCGCAAGCGGTGCAGCTGGGTTTAGATGCAGATCAATTGGTTGATCTTAGTACTCCAGCAGAGCATTTTTCAGCATTGTTCTTAGCAGCCAATACAGCGCAGGCGCATGGCGTGGTTATTTTACTGCCCGGCCTAGAAGAAACCTTCGATTGGCCTATTGCGATTGGCCCGCTACGCAGAAAACTACCTAATGCCGGCTGGCATACTTTAAGCCTTAACCTGCCAACAGCGCCTGCCGCTGGGTTATCAGTTGGACGTATTACTGCTGGACCTGTTGCCGAGCAAATAATCGTCTACGCCCCCATGCCTGAAGAAGCTGAGCCGCAAGCCATTGAAGAACCGGAACCCATAGAGCCTGAAGCAGTTGACGAGACGGAGGCTGATGAAGAAAGCATGGATGAAGAGCCTGCAGGTGAAGATCCTGCGCAAGCAACATTCGCCACAATCTCACCACCATCCAAGCCCAAACCTATGCCCATACCCGATTACCCGCAACGCATCAGCAACTTTATCGATGCAGCTGTTGCTCATGCGCAAACGCTTGATGCAGCAGAGATTATCTTACTGGGTCATCATGAGGGCGCGCACTGGGCGCTTGATTACGCAACCAAGAATGCCGCAGCCATGTCAACACCCATGCGCATAGGGCTCATTGCGCCGCGCAGTAGTGATTTACTGACTGTATCTTACGAAAGCCTGATTGAAGCCAGTAGCCTGCACCTAGCAGATTTTTATTACAAAGATAATGCAACAGAACACAAAGCCGCTCAGCAGCGCTTACATGCCAGTCGCCGCGCGAACTTACAACAGTATCATCAGGTTGCTTTAGCTAACGCCTCAGGCGTGCAAGACATCGAACAAGAACGTTTATTTCGCCGCGTTAAAGGCTGGCTTAATAAGCCCTAA
- the prfB gene encoding peptide chain release factor 2 (programmed frameshift) translates to MEVNPIQQTINDLAERTQVIRGYLDYATKRERLIEVERELEDPAIWNNPENAQNLGRERSLLAQVLETLDNLESGVSDAKELLDMAVEEDDQETVEEVRTELARLAEDLGQLEFRRMFSGEMDANNAYLDIQAGSGGTEAQDWANILLRMYLRWADHNGFEATIMELSAGDVAGIKGATLHIKGDYAFGWLRTETGVHRLVRKSPFDSGNRRHTSFTAVFVSPEIDDNIEIDINPADLRTDTYRSSGAGGQHVNTTDSAVRITHIPTNTVVSCQNERSQHANRDTAMKMLRAKLYELELSKRSAASQELEDSKSDIGWGHQIRSYVLDQSRIKDLRTNVEESNCDAVLDGDINQFLEASLKQGL, encoded by the exons ATGGAAGTCAATCCAATCCAGCAAACCATCAATGACTTAGCTGAGCGTACGCAAGTCATTCGGGGGTATCTT GACTACGCTACTAAGCGTGAACGTCTAATCGAAGTTGAGCGTGAACTGGAAGATCCAGCGATTTGGAATAATCCAGAAAACGCACAAAATCTTGGCCGTGAGCGTTCCTTGCTCGCACAAGTGCTTGAGACGTTGGACAACCTAGAAAGCGGTGTGTCTGATGCAAAAGAACTACTCGATATGGCGGTTGAAGAGGATGACCAAGAAACCGTAGAAGAGGTCCGTACAGAGCTTGCACGTCTTGCTGAAGATCTTGGTCAGCTGGAGTTTCGCCGCATGTTCAGCGGCGAGATGGATGCCAATAATGCTTACTTGGATATTCAAGCCGGTTCTGGTGGTACTGAAGCGCAAGATTGGGCCAATATTTTACTGCGCATGTATTTGCGCTGGGCTGATCATAACGGCTTTGAAGCCACTATTATGGAGTTGTCCGCAGGCGATGTGGCCGGCATCAAAGGTGCGACTTTACATATTAAAGGTGATTACGCCTTTGGTTGGTTACGTACCGAAACCGGAGTACACCGCTTAGTACGTAAAAGCCCGTTTGATTCGGGCAACCGCCGCCACACCTCATTTACCGCCGTTTTTGTTTCACCAGAGATTGACGATAATATTGAAATCGATATCAATCCTGCTGACTTGCGCACCGATACCTACCGCTCATCTGGCGCTGGTGGCCAGCACGTAAACACCACGGACTCCGCAGTGCGTATTACCCATATACCGACCAACACTGTGGTGAGCTGCCAGAATGAGCGTTCACAGCATGCCAACCGTGATACGGCGATGAAAATGCTGCGTGCCAAGCTGTATGAGCTGGAGTTGTCAAAACGTAGTGCTGCCTCACAAGAGCTGGAAGACAGTAAGTCTGATATTGGCTGGGGGCATCAGATTCGTTCCTATGTGCTCGATCAGTCGCGCATTAAAGACTTGCGTACCAACGTTGAAGAAAGTAACTGCGACGCCGTGCTAGATGGCGATATCAATCAGTTTTTAGAAGCCAGTCTGAAACAAGGACTTTGA
- the murU gene encoding N-acetylmuramate alpha-1-phosphate uridylyltransferase MurU, producing the protein MRAMILAAGKGERMRPLTLHTPKPLIPVAGVPLIEYHLRALARAGIEEVVINHAWLGEKIEAHLGDGERFSVRITYSRESQPLETGGGIFRALPQLGDAPFIVINGDVLTDYDFAALPQTLDGLAHLVLVDNPEHHPEGDFSLQQGQVVMPDATNTLTYSGIALLHPHLFADCFTGAFKLAPLLREAMTQGRVSGEHFTGRWIDIGTPERLAAAQALPLSR; encoded by the coding sequence ATGCGAGCGATGATTTTAGCTGCTGGTAAAGGCGAGCGTATGCGGCCGTTAACCTTGCATACACCTAAGCCCTTGATTCCGGTAGCAGGTGTGCCATTGATTGAATACCACTTGCGCGCTTTAGCGCGTGCGGGAATTGAAGAAGTGGTGATTAACCATGCGTGGTTGGGTGAAAAAATTGAAGCGCATTTGGGTGATGGCGAGCGCTTTTCTGTGCGGATTACGTACTCTCGTGAATCGCAACCGCTAGAAACCGGTGGCGGGATTTTTCGGGCCCTACCACAACTAGGCGATGCGCCTTTTATCGTGATTAATGGGGATGTCTTGACCGATTATGACTTTGCTGCTTTGCCTCAGACACTTGATGGCTTGGCGCATTTGGTTCTGGTTGATAATCCTGAGCACCATCCCGAGGGAGATTTTTCCTTGCAGCAGGGTCAAGTAGTGATGCCGGACGCAACCAATACCTTGACTTACAGTGGTATTGCGCTATTGCATCCGCATTTGTTTGCGGATTGTTTTACGGGTGCGTTTAAGCTGGCGCCATTACTGCGCGAAGCTATGACCCAGGGTCGTGTTAGTGGCGAACACTTTACAGGACGCTGGATTGATATTGGTACACCGGAGCGCTTGGCTGCTGCGCAAGCCTTGCCGTTAAGTAGATGA
- a CDS encoding tetratricopeptide repeat protein yields the protein MICASRFMLLIGFFLSSVVALANDTPLIIPVTHQCTLERINSEPKQALEECLTFAQLGYADAQFVLGEYWYQGQHAPRDYQQALKWFEQASVQGHAIAQLRLGTMFYRGEGVPANSIQAYIVLKMSAINGSDEALDRADQVALQMQRHELEIGNQVLAQIFRSYLLELSSETYTP from the coding sequence ATGATCTGTGCCAGCCGTTTTATGCTGCTCATCGGCTTTTTCCTGTCCTCTGTTGTTGCCCTCGCAAACGACACCCCGCTTATTATTCCCGTAACCCACCAGTGCACCTTAGAACGCATCAACAGTGAGCCTAAACAAGCACTCGAGGAATGCTTAACCTTTGCACAACTGGGTTATGCGGACGCACAATTTGTACTCGGTGAATATTGGTATCAAGGTCAGCACGCACCGCGCGATTACCAGCAAGCCCTTAAATGGTTTGAACAAGCCTCAGTGCAAGGACACGCAATTGCTCAGTTACGCCTAGGCACTATGTTTTATCGCGGTGAAGGCGTTCCAGCCAATAGTATTCAAGCCTATATTGTCCTGAAAATGTCAGCCATCAACGGCTCCGATGAAGCGCTTGATCGCGCTGATCAGGTCGCCCTGCAAATGCAGCGCCATGAGTTAGAAATCGGTAACCAAGTACTTGCACAAATTTTCCGCAGTTACTTGCTTGAGCTCAGTAGCGAGACTTACACTCCATAA
- a CDS encoding YaeQ family protein: protein MALQATPYKVELNLTDMDRNVYDSLRFSMARHPSETGERLLSRLLARALWHAEQVEFGRGLSNVDEPALWEKSLDGRILHWVEVGQPTAERMTWCSRRGERLSVLAYGSLRTWVSKELDQVRGLKNLNVLAISQESLSNLAENIPRAIHWSVMISDGDVFITDERGQHTIELEWLHGERG, encoded by the coding sequence ATGGCTCTACAAGCCACGCCGTATAAAGTTGAGCTGAATCTGACCGATATGGATCGCAATGTGTATGACAGTTTGCGTTTCAGCATGGCACGCCATCCGTCTGAAACGGGCGAGCGTTTGCTTTCGCGTTTACTGGCCCGCGCGTTGTGGCATGCTGAACAGGTTGAATTTGGCCGTGGCTTATCTAATGTTGATGAGCCAGCTTTGTGGGAAAAAAGTTTGGATGGGCGCATTTTGCATTGGGTCGAAGTGGGGCAGCCAACCGCTGAGCGAATGACCTGGTGTTCGCGGCGTGGTGAGCGACTAAGCGTTTTAGCCTATGGCAGCTTGCGCACTTGGGTCAGTAAAGAGCTTGATCAAGTGCGCGGTTTGAAAAACCTAAACGTGCTGGCGATCAGTCAAGAGTCGCTGAGCAATCTAGCAGAAAACATACCGCGCGCCATTCACTGGAGCGTGATGATCAGTGATGGTGATGTGTTTATTACTGACGAGCGTGGCCAGCATACGATTGAGCTGGAATGGCTGCACGGAGAGCGCGGTTAA
- the lysS gene encoding lysine--tRNA ligase, translating to MSEQAQTQHELQEEENKLIALRKEKLANERAKGNAFPNDFRREHYCADIQKKYADDSKEQLVDAAIPVKIAGRIMLNRGAFMVVQDMTGRLQAYVDRKNLPEEKLAEIKSWDLGDIIGIEGTLSRSGKGDLYVHMTQVRLLTKSLRPLPDKHHGLTDTEQRYRQRYVDLIVNEDVRETFKVRSKVISHIRNFLTERNFLEVETPMLQAIPGGAAAKPFETHHNALDLPMYLRIAPELYLKRLVVGGFERVFEINRNFRNEGVSTRHNPEFTMLEFYQAYADYEDNMDLTEELFRELAQAVLGSTDVPYQGKVFHFGQPFQRISLFDSILKYNPDITAEDLQDFDTARALAKKHGAKVLGFEGVGQLQTMIFEETVEHLLEQPTFITQYPFEVSPLARRNDDDPSVTDRFELFIGGREIANAYSELNDAEDQAERFLAQVSDKDAGDDEAMHYDADFVRALEYGMPPTAGEGIGIDRLVMLLTDSASIRDVILFPHMRPEH from the coding sequence ATGAGTGAACAAGCGCAAACCCAGCACGAGTTGCAAGAAGAAGAAAATAAACTAATCGCTTTGCGTAAAGAGAAACTAGCGAACGAGCGTGCTAAGGGCAATGCCTTCCCGAATGATTTTCGTCGTGAGCATTACTGTGCTGATATTCAAAAAAAATATGCTGATGACAGTAAAGAACAATTAGTTGACGCAGCGATACCGGTAAAAATTGCTGGGCGCATCATGCTCAATCGTGGCGCCTTTATGGTCGTGCAGGACATGACCGGGCGTTTGCAAGCTTATGTTGATCGTAAAAATCTGCCAGAAGAAAAGCTCGCTGAGATTAAAAGCTGGGATCTAGGTGACATTATCGGTATTGAAGGCACCTTGTCACGCTCCGGTAAAGGTGATTTGTATGTGCATATGACGCAGGTACGCTTGTTGACTAAGTCACTGCGTCCATTGCCTGATAAACACCATGGTTTAACCGATACTGAGCAGCGTTATCGCCAGCGTTATGTGGACTTGATTGTCAATGAAGATGTGCGTGAAACTTTTAAAGTTCGCTCAAAAGTGATCTCGCACATTCGCAACTTCTTGACCGAACGTAACTTCTTAGAGGTGGAAACACCAATGCTGCAAGCCATCCCCGGCGGTGCCGCAGCTAAACCTTTTGAAACCCACCATAATGCGCTGGATTTACCCATGTACCTGCGTATTGCCCCAGAACTGTACTTGAAGCGTTTGGTTGTTGGTGGCTTTGAGCGCGTGTTCGAAATCAATCGTAACTTCCGTAACGAAGGTGTATCCACACGGCACAACCCAGAGTTTACTATGCTGGAGTTCTACCAAGCCTATGCTGACTACGAAGACAATATGGATCTGACTGAAGAGTTGTTCCGTGAGTTAGCGCAGGCCGTATTAGGAAGCACAGATGTGCCTTACCAAGGTAAAGTATTCCATTTTGGCCAGCCGTTTCAGCGAATCTCGTTGTTTGACTCAATCTTGAAATATAACCCAGACATTACTGCTGAAGACTTGCAAGATTTTGATACAGCGCGTGCCTTAGCGAAAAAGCACGGTGCTAAGGTGCTGGGTTTTGAAGGTGTTGGTCAGTTGCAAACCATGATTTTTGAAGAAACCGTTGAGCACCTACTTGAGCAGCCGACTTTTATTACTCAGTACCCATTTGAAGTGTCACCGCTGGCGCGTCGCAATGACGATGATCCAAGCGTGACTGACCGTTTTGAGTTGTTTATTGGTGGCCGTGAAATTGCCAATGCCTACTCAGAGCTCAATGATGCTGAAGATCAGGCTGAGCGTTTCTTAGCACAGGTGTCAGATAAAGATGCCGGTGATGATGAAGCCATGCATTATGACGCGGACTTTGTTCGAGCCCTTGAATACGGTATGCCGCCAACCGCGGGTGAAGGTATTGGCATTGATCGTTTAGTCATGCTGCTGACTGATTCTGCTTCAATTCGCGATGTGATTTTGTTCCCGCACATGCGTCCAGAACATTAA
- the recJ gene encoding single-stranded-DNA-specific exonuclease RecJ, producing the protein MRIEQRPLPAILPDLGDIPPLLARIYAARGVQSAVELEKGLARLLPAHLLKGMEQAVQLLAHALEQGQRILIVGDFDADGATASCVGVLGLRMLGVAHVDYLVPNRFDYGYGLTPEIVAVALERQPDVLVTVDNGISSIEGVAAAKAAGLTVIVTDHHLPGAQLPAADAIVNPNQPGCEFPSKALAGVGVMFYVLLALRAHLRSIGWFAQQGIAEPNLAELLDLVALGSVADVVPLDANNRILVHQGLARIRAGRARPGLRAILEVARRDHRRLVSTDLGFIVGPRLNAAGRLDDISLGIECLLCEDADGAMRRAQQLEQLNQERKQIEQGMQREALVQLKDLPLDNLPFGLCLFEPEWHQGVIGILASRMKERYHRPVIAFADAGDGQLKGSARSVPGLHIRDALDAVAARFPELISKFGGHAMAAGLTLERVHYEAFAKAFDAEVRRQLTADDLTGRIYSDGSLAAHEFDMQLAQQLRHAGPWGQRFPEPLFHGDFKIISQRLVGEKHLKLVLQSAHNAPALDAIAFNIDLDIWPNPTIGHARVAYTLDINEFRGNQSLQLMVSSMSPC; encoded by the coding sequence ATGCGTATAGAACAACGACCGTTACCTGCTATTTTGCCTGATTTAGGTGATATTCCACCGCTGCTAGCACGAATTTATGCCGCACGTGGCGTGCAGAGTGCTGTCGAATTAGAAAAAGGCCTCGCTCGTTTGCTGCCAGCCCATTTGCTTAAAGGTATGGAGCAGGCCGTACAGCTATTGGCGCATGCCCTTGAACAAGGTCAACGCATTCTTATCGTCGGTGATTTTGATGCGGATGGTGCTACCGCCAGCTGTGTTGGCGTGCTGGGTTTGCGTATGCTGGGTGTTGCGCATGTTGATTATCTGGTACCCAACCGCTTTGATTATGGCTATGGCCTAACCCCAGAGATCGTTGCAGTGGCGCTTGAGCGTCAGCCTGATGTGTTGGTTACGGTCGATAATGGTATTTCCAGTATTGAAGGTGTGGCGGCGGCGAAAGCGGCAGGGCTCACTGTGATTGTGACGGATCACCACTTGCCCGGTGCGCAGTTGCCCGCGGCGGATGCGATTGTTAACCCCAATCAGCCTGGCTGTGAGTTCCCCAGTAAAGCCTTGGCCGGTGTTGGTGTGATGTTTTATGTGCTGTTAGCGCTACGTGCGCATTTGCGCAGCATTGGTTGGTTTGCTCAGCAGGGTATAGCCGAGCCAAACTTAGCTGAATTGTTAGATTTGGTTGCCCTGGGTAGTGTTGCTGATGTGGTGCCATTGGATGCCAATAACCGTATTTTAGTGCACCAGGGTTTAGCGCGGATTCGCGCGGGTCGCGCACGGCCTGGCTTGCGCGCGATCCTTGAAGTGGCGCGCCGTGATCACCGCCGTTTAGTGTCGACTGATTTAGGTTTTATTGTTGGCCCGCGTTTAAATGCAGCAGGGCGTTTGGATGACATCAGTCTCGGTATCGAATGCCTGCTCTGTGAGGATGCGGATGGCGCGATGCGACGTGCGCAGCAACTTGAGCAGCTCAATCAAGAGCGCAAGCAAATTGAACAAGGCATGCAGCGTGAAGCACTGGTGCAACTTAAAGACTTACCGCTGGATAACCTGCCCTTTGGCTTGTGCTTATTTGAGCCAGAATGGCATCAGGGTGTGATTGGTATTTTAGCCTCGCGGATGAAAGAGCGTTACCACCGCCCAGTGATTGCTTTTGCTGATGCCGGTGATGGCCAGTTAAAAGGCTCGGCGCGCTCAGTGCCAGGTTTGCATATTCGTGATGCGTTGGATGCGGTGGCTGCTCGCTTTCCTGAGTTGATCAGTAAGTTTGGCGGGCATGCCATGGCTGCTGGTTTGACCCTTGAGCGAGTGCATTATGAGGCATTTGCTAAAGCCTTTGATGCCGAGGTGCGCCGCCAACTGACGGCAGATGACTTAACCGGGCGTATTTACTCCGATGGCAGCTTGGCTGCGCATGAGTTTGATATGCAGCTGGCGCAACAGTTGCGTCATGCTGGGCCGTGGGGCCAGCGTTTTCCAGAGCCACTGTTTCATGGTGATTTCAAAATCATCAGCCAGCGCCTAGTGGGTGAGAAACACTTAAAATTGGTGTTGCAAAGCGCGCACAATGCACCGGCGCTGGATGCCATTGCTTTTAATATTGATTTGGATATTTGGCCTAATCCCACCATTGGGCATGCGCGAGTCGCCTATACGCTGGATATCAATGAGTTTCGCGGTAATCAAAGCCTGCAGCTGATGGTTTCCAGTATGAGCCCCTGCTAA
- the ppc gene encoding phosphoenolpyruvate carboxylase → MIPIDSRLREHVHLLGELLGCTMREQRGEEFLEKIERIRKGAKAARHGSDDGRQQLTDTLNQLPEDELLPVARGFNQFLNLANIADQYHLVRRRRSDEAPAFEDQMLASVLERLQVAGHNPQDLSQIVADLDIELVLTAHPTEVSRRTLIMKYDVIAQQLAELDHTDLTEAEREKIVAKLRTLVAEIWHTTEIRSEQPTPVDEARWGFAVIERSLWHAIPKVLRHVDNTLLAAGGDTLQITATPIRFATWMGGDRDGNPNVTARVTKAVLLLARWIAADLFLRDISRLTAELSMQKASPELMALVGESDEPYRVLLKQLRARLRKTRTELQNSIASGAPLSADIMLNTDELLTPLLLCHSSLHECGMGLIADGDLLDTIRRTTTFGLSLVRLDIRQDAERHTSALNEITQWLGLGEYVQWNEEQRQAFLLSELNNRRPLLSSSFAASADTQEVLDTCKVIAQTAVDSLGSYIISMASAPSDVLAVQLLLKEAGLNRAMRIAPLFETQDDLHNAAGVIDQLLSLTDYRNSLEGPQEVMIGYSDSAKDAGTTAAAWSQYRAQEELVAVCAKQGVELILFHGRGGTVGRGGGPAHEAILSQPPGSVAGRFRTTEQGEVIRFKYGLPAVAVQNLNLYLASVLEATLLPPPVPKDSWRAVMERLAADGLAAYRQTVREHPQFVEYFRQATPEQELGRLPLGSRPARRRTGGIESLRAIPWIFAWTQTRMMLPAWLGWETALQNAIERQEEPLLAEMRDQWPFFRARIDMLEMVLLKADAGIARLYDERLVDDELRGFGEQLYQHLNQAVEQVLNLTGETHLLERHPQVRASISVRDTYLDPLHLLQVELLARSREQGEATCPAIEQALLVTVAGIAAGLRNTG, encoded by the coding sequence ATGATCCCAATTGATTCACGTTTACGCGAGCATGTTCATTTACTTGGTGAGCTGCTCGGTTGCACCATGCGCGAACAGCGCGGCGAAGAGTTTTTAGAGAAAATCGAACGTATCCGCAAAGGTGCAAAGGCCGCGCGTCATGGTTCTGATGACGGTCGCCAACAGTTGACTGATACCTTAAATCAGTTGCCTGAAGATGAATTGCTGCCTGTGGCTCGCGGCTTTAATCAGTTCCTAAACCTCGCCAATATTGCTGATCAGTACCATTTGGTGCGTCGCCGCCGCAGCGATGAAGCGCCTGCTTTTGAAGATCAAATGCTTGCGTCTGTACTTGAGCGTTTACAAGTGGCTGGGCACAACCCGCAAGACTTATCGCAGATTGTTGCTGATTTAGATATTGAACTGGTGCTCACTGCGCATCCGACTGAAGTTTCGCGTCGTACTTTAATTATGAAATACGATGTTATTGCGCAGCAGCTTGCTGAATTGGACCATACAGATTTAACTGAGGCTGAGCGCGAGAAAATAGTCGCTAAACTGCGCACTTTAGTTGCAGAGATTTGGCACACAACAGAAATTCGCAGTGAGCAGCCAACGCCTGTTGATGAGGCACGCTGGGGCTTTGCGGTGATTGAACGCTCGTTGTGGCATGCCATCCCCAAAGTATTGCGCCATGTCGACAATACCTTGCTTGCCGCCGGTGGTGATACGTTGCAGATTACCGCGACACCTATTCGTTTTGCGACCTGGATGGGTGGTGACCGCGATGGCAACCCAAATGTGACTGCGCGTGTTACCAAGGCCGTGCTGTTATTAGCACGCTGGATAGCAGCAGACTTATTCTTGCGTGACATTTCTCGCCTGACAGCTGAGCTCTCTATGCAAAAGGCCAGCCCTGAGCTGATGGCTTTAGTGGGGGAGAGTGATGAGCCGTATCGAGTATTGCTAAAACAGTTACGTGCGCGCCTGCGCAAAACGCGGACTGAGTTGCAAAACAGCATAGCCAGTGGCGCGCCTTTATCGGCGGATATTATGCTCAACACTGACGAGCTGCTAACGCCATTACTGCTGTGTCACAGCTCTTTACATGAGTGCGGTATGGGTTTAATTGCCGACGGTGATTTGCTCGATACCATTCGGCGCACCACGACGTTTGGTTTGTCGTTGGTACGCTTAGATATTCGTCAAGATGCTGAGCGCCACACCAGCGCTTTAAATGAGATCACGCAGTGGTTGGGCTTGGGCGAATATGTGCAGTGGAATGAAGAACAACGGCAAGCTTTTTTACTTAGCGAATTGAATAATCGTCGACCACTGCTCTCTAGTTCTTTTGCGGCAAGTGCTGACACTCAAGAGGTTTTGGATACCTGCAAAGTTATCGCACAAACTGCGGTGGACTCGCTGGGCTCTTACATTATTTCGATGGCGTCTGCCCCTTCTGATGTGCTGGCTGTACAGTTGTTGCTCAAGGAGGCGGGCCTCAATCGTGCAATGCGCATTGCGCCTTTGTTTGAAACGCAGGATGACTTGCATAACGCAGCAGGTGTTATTGATCAACTGCTGAGCTTGACCGATTACCGCAATAGCTTAGAAGGTCCGCAAGAGGTCATGATTGGCTATTCAGATTCTGCTAAAGATGCTGGCACAACAGCAGCTGCCTGGTCACAATACCGAGCGCAAGAAGAGCTGGTTGCTGTCTGCGCTAAACAAGGTGTTGAGTTAATCTTGTTCCATGGACGCGGCGGTACAGTGGGGCGTGGTGGTGGTCCTGCGCACGAAGCTATTCTTTCCCAGCCACCGGGTTCTGTAGCTGGGCGCTTTCGTACCACGGAACAAGGTGAAGTGATCCGCTTTAAATATGGTTTGCCAGCAGTTGCAGTACAAAACCTCAACCTGTATTTAGCTTCGGTGCTAGAGGCAACTTTATTGCCACCGCCTGTGCCAAAAGATTCATGGCGTGCAGTGATGGAGCGTTTAGCAGCAGATGGTTTGGCTGCATATCGGCAAACTGTGCGTGAGCACCCTCAATTTGTCGAGTATTTTCGTCAAGCAACACCAGAGCAAGAGCTGGGTCGCTTGCCGCTTGGAAGTCGCCCTGCTCGACGCCGTACCGGTGGTATTGAAAGTTTACGTGCTATTCCGTGGATTTTTGCTTGGACACAGACACGCATGATGCTCCCAGCTTGGCTTGGTTGGGAGACTGCGCTGCAAAACGCGATCGAACGCCAAGAAGAACCATTGCTGGCAGAGATGCGTGATCAGTGGCCTTTCTTTAGAGCGCGCATTGATATGTTGGAAATGGTGCTGTTAAAAGCTGACGCAGGAATTGCTCGTTTATACGATGAGCGTCTAGTGGATGATGAGTTGCGTGGCTTTGGTGAGCAGCTGTATCAGCATCTCAATCAGGCGGTTGAGCAAGTGCTGAATCTAACCGGTGAAACGCATTTGCTTGAGCGCCACCCGCAAGTACGAGCCTCCATTAGCGTGCGCGATACTTATCTTGACCCACTGCATTTACTGCAGGTCG
- a CDS encoding TerB family tellurite resistance protein yields MIWPATIACTVLGLAIAHIPGGLLGLLIGSIIDRNLALTSWAQLRSRLSFNRKAKLDAQQVFFMLLGHLAKSTGRVTSEHIQAARLEIQRLQLSAAAQKSAIAAFSQGKECRLDELRSGLRAHYFSSSQCERLLLAGWRMALAQGMPTAKQRRILQQCADVLGCSAETFARIEIQSMRGRITPRAVVNELDSALQLLGVNRSASLLEVKRSYRRQVSLHHPDKLIGAGATPMQVQAATEKTRALHHAYAVARKYLQR; encoded by the coding sequence ATGATTTGGCCGGCGACAATAGCCTGCACAGTATTGGGCTTAGCAATTGCGCATATCCCCGGTGGGTTATTAGGGCTATTGATTGGCAGTATTATCGATCGAAATTTAGCACTAACCAGCTGGGCGCAATTGCGTTCGCGTTTATCGTTTAATAGAAAAGCTAAACTTGATGCGCAGCAGGTTTTTTTTATGCTGCTAGGGCATTTAGCCAAAAGTACTGGGCGAGTGACGTCCGAGCATATCCAAGCAGCACGCCTAGAAATTCAGCGATTACAACTCAGTGCTGCGGCGCAAAAGTCAGCCATTGCTGCTTTTTCGCAAGGCAAAGAGTGCCGCTTGGATGAGTTGCGTAGCGGCTTGCGTGCGCACTATTTCTCTTCTAGCCAGTGCGAGCGCCTCTTGTTAGCCGGTTGGCGTATGGCGTTAGCGCAAGGCATGCCAACCGCTAAGCAGCGCCGTATTTTGCAACAGTGCGCTGATGTGCTGGGTTGTTCGGCAGAAACTTTTGCCCGCATTGAAATACAGTCGATGCGCGGGCGTATAACCCCTCGGGCAGTCGTCAATGAGCTGGACAGCGCTTTGCAGTTGTTAGGCGTGAACCGTTCTGCTTCTTTGCTTGAGGTGAAAAGAAGCTATCGCCGTCAAGTCAGCTTGCATCACCCAGATAAACTAATCGGCGCAGGTGCAACGCCCATGCAAGTTCAGGCTGCAACAGAAAAAACAAGGGCCTTGCATCATGCTTATGCGGTTGCGCGTAAGTATTTGCAACGTTAG